One stretch of Paenibacillus sp. AN1007 DNA includes these proteins:
- a CDS encoding ABC transporter ATP-binding protein, with product MMKLFRMLKPYRIPIFFILALIFLQTMAELYLPTLMADIVNLGIVKGDVPYIWKIGGFMLLIAIGGTACSIIASYLSSRTAGGFAKQLRSRVFRHVENFSLQEFDKLGTASLITRTTNDITQVQNVLTMMLRMMIMAPMMCIGGIFMAVSQDAKLSTIFLVVLPVLAGAIALIGSKGFPLFKQIQKKLDRLNLVLREQLTGIRVVRSFNRGEHERVRFNGANTELRDASIKVNVLMATVMPVMMVVMNFSMIAILYFGGLRIDSGHMNIGSLIAFVQYAMQIMFSLIMVSMIFVMIPRASASAERINEVLDMQPDLSDPAQPRTMKSMQGMIEFDHVTFRYPGAENAALSDISFTARSGETTAIIGGTGSGKTTLLSLIPRFYDVTEGSVRVNGTDVRELRQEELRSKIGFVPQKAVLFTGTIAENIRHGKDDASMDEVMHAARTAQAENFISEMKDGYDSLIAQGGNNVSGGQKQRLSIARALIRRPDIYIFDDSFSALDFKTDAKLRAALKSETTEAAVLIVAQRVSTVMDADRILVMDEGRIVGSGTHKELLENNEVYREIVSSQLTEEEIA from the coding sequence ATGATGAAATTGTTTCGCATGCTTAAGCCATATCGAATCCCGATTTTTTTTATTTTGGCGCTTATATTTCTGCAAACGATGGCCGAGCTGTATCTGCCTACGTTAATGGCAGATATCGTGAACCTGGGTATCGTCAAAGGTGATGTACCTTATATCTGGAAAATCGGCGGTTTCATGCTGCTGATTGCTATCGGTGGAACCGCATGTTCCATTATTGCAAGTTACCTGTCTTCCCGCACAGCGGGTGGATTCGCCAAGCAGCTGCGCAGCAGAGTGTTCCGGCATGTCGAGAATTTCTCGCTGCAGGAATTCGACAAGCTGGGCACAGCCTCACTGATTACTCGTACAACGAACGATATTACACAGGTTCAGAACGTATTAACGATGATGCTGCGCATGATGATAATGGCTCCGATGATGTGTATCGGGGGGATTTTCATGGCCGTTTCCCAGGATGCTAAGCTGTCCACCATCTTTCTGGTCGTGCTGCCCGTACTTGCGGGAGCCATCGCTTTGATTGGTTCCAAAGGATTCCCGCTGTTCAAGCAGATTCAGAAAAAGCTGGACCGGCTTAACCTCGTGCTTCGCGAACAGCTGACGGGTATCCGGGTTGTTCGTTCTTTTAACCGGGGCGAACATGAGCGTGTTCGCTTTAACGGGGCAAATACGGAATTAAGAGATGCATCAATCAAGGTCAATGTCCTAATGGCTACAGTTATGCCTGTAATGATGGTGGTCATGAACTTTTCGATGATTGCGATTCTGTACTTCGGCGGTCTGCGCATTGATAGCGGTCATATGAATATTGGTTCGCTGATTGCCTTTGTGCAGTATGCCATGCAGATCATGTTCTCACTGATTATGGTATCCATGATTTTTGTGATGATTCCAAGAGCGTCAGCTTCGGCAGAACGGATAAATGAAGTGCTCGATATGCAGCCGGATCTGTCCGACCCTGCACAGCCTCGCACGATGAAATCCATGCAGGGAATGATCGAGTTTGATCATGTCACTTTCCGTTATCCGGGTGCAGAGAATGCTGCCTTATCCGATATTTCGTTCACGGCTCGTTCGGGTGAAACGACAGCGATTATTGGCGGTACGGGCTCCGGTAAGACAACGCTGCTGAGCCTCATTCCGCGTTTCTATGATGTGACCGAGGGTAGTGTGCGTGTGAACGGAACGGATGTGCGGGAGCTTAGACAGGAAGAACTACGGTCCAAAATCGGGTTCGTCCCACAAAAAGCAGTCCTGTTTACTGGAACAATCGCAGAGAATATTCGCCATGGTAAAGATGATGCAAGCATGGATGAAGTCATGCATGCAGCGCGTACAGCACAGGCAGAGAACTTTATCTCCGAGATGAAAGATGGTTATGACAGCCTGATTGCACAAGGCGGGAATAACGTATCCGGTGGACAAAAACAGCGGTTGTCCATTGCACGGGCACTGATTCGCCGTCCGGACATTTATATTTTCGATGACAGTTTCTCGGCCCTTGATTTTAAAACGGATGCCAAACTGCGAGCTGCACTCAAATCGGAAACGACGGAAGCAGCGGTGCTGATCGTAGCTCAGCGTGTGAGCACGGTTATGGATGCGGATCGTATCCTCGTTATGGATGAAGGCCGAATTGTCGGGTCGGGAACACATAAAGAGCTGCTGGAGAACAATGAAGTGTACCGCGAGATTGTATCCTCCCAGCTGACTGAGGAGGAGATCGCATGA
- a CDS encoding ABC transporter ATP-binding protein, producing MSERTAERKASAPRGPGHPGGGMGMRPPAEKAKDFKGTLRRLIKYLRPHSSRLIGVLIAAILSTVFGIISPKVMAEGTDILAHGAIAIMQGVQGAGIDFPALMRVLYLLLGLYLFSAAFAYVQQYLMAGVAQRVVYDMREQVSAKVGRLPLKYFDSRTHGETLSRATNDVDNISNTLQQSLAQFITSVVTIVGVIIMMLTISPWMTLITLLTLPLSVVVVMLVASRSQKHFAGQQKSLGELNGHVEEMYTGHKVVKAFGREEQSVQQFEKVNEELYASGWKAQFISGIIMPLMNFVGNLGYVLICVVGGIFVTRGSISIGDILAFTQYSRQFTQPINQIANISNIIQSTIASAERVFELLDEEEEVPESKQPAVLRHPAGAVAFEAVDFGYKENELLIHNMNIDVAPGQTVAIVGPTGAGKTTLINLLMRFYELQRGRITIDGIDIKDMSRGNLRGMFGMVLQDTWLFNGTIRDNIAYGREGASEEEVVKAAAAAHADHFIRTLPDGYDTVLNEEASNISQGQKQLLTIARAILANPSILILDEATSSVDTRTEVFIQKAMNELMKNRTSFVIAHRLSTIRGADLILVMDHGNVIEQGSHDELMAKQGFYADLYNSQFSERQPQAI from the coding sequence ATGAGTGAACGTACAGCAGAACGCAAAGCAAGTGCTCCGCGCGGGCCGGGTCACCCTGGTGGGGGTATGGGCATGCGGCCTCCAGCAGAGAAAGCGAAGGATTTTAAAGGTACGCTGCGCCGCTTGATTAAGTATCTTCGGCCGCACAGTTCCCGTTTGATCGGTGTCCTGATTGCTGCCATTTTAAGTACGGTGTTCGGCATTATTAGTCCAAAGGTTATGGCTGAGGGTACCGATATTCTTGCCCATGGCGCTATTGCTATTATGCAGGGTGTGCAGGGGGCGGGAATTGATTTCCCTGCTTTGATGAGAGTATTGTACCTTCTGCTTGGATTGTATCTGTTCAGTGCAGCTTTTGCATATGTACAGCAATATCTGATGGCTGGTGTAGCCCAGCGGGTTGTCTATGATATGCGGGAGCAGGTCAGTGCCAAGGTTGGGCGTCTGCCGCTAAAATATTTTGACTCCCGTACGCATGGTGAGACGCTTAGCCGTGCAACCAATGACGTGGACAATATCAGTAATACGCTGCAGCAGAGTTTGGCTCAGTTTATTACGTCAGTAGTAACGATTGTTGGTGTCATCATTATGATGCTGACGATTAGTCCGTGGATGACTCTTATCACGCTTCTGACCCTGCCGCTTAGTGTTGTGGTGGTTATGCTGGTGGCTTCCCGTTCGCAGAAACATTTTGCTGGGCAGCAGAAATCGCTTGGTGAACTGAACGGTCACGTAGAAGAGATGTATACAGGCCACAAAGTGGTCAAAGCATTTGGACGTGAAGAACAATCCGTACAGCAGTTTGAGAAAGTGAATGAGGAGCTGTATGCATCGGGTTGGAAAGCACAGTTTATCTCAGGGATTATTATGCCTCTAATGAACTTTGTCGGGAACTTGGGCTATGTGCTGATTTGCGTAGTCGGCGGGATTTTTGTTACACGTGGCTCGATCTCCATCGGGGATATCTTGGCCTTCACGCAGTATTCACGTCAATTCACACAGCCTATTAATCAGATTGCTAACATCTCCAATATTATTCAGTCGACAATTGCCTCGGCAGAGCGGGTATTCGAGCTGCTGGATGAGGAAGAGGAAGTTCCGGAGTCGAAACAACCTGCGGTGCTGCGTCACCCGGCAGGTGCAGTTGCTTTTGAAGCAGTAGATTTTGGTTATAAGGAAAATGAACTGCTCATTCACAATATGAATATTGACGTCGCACCAGGGCAGACCGTCGCAATTGTCGGTCCGACAGGTGCTGGTAAAACGACGTTGATTAACCTGCTGATGCGGTTCTACGAACTTCAGCGCGGCCGGATTACCATTGACGGCATTGATATTAAGGACATGTCACGTGGTAATCTGCGCGGTATGTTTGGTATGGTGCTTCAGGATACGTGGTTGTTTAACGGTACAATTCGGGATAATATCGCTTATGGACGGGAAGGTGCATCGGAAGAAGAGGTGGTCAAGGCTGCTGCGGCTGCCCATGCTGATCATTTCATTCGTACACTGCCGGATGGCTACGATACGGTGCTGAACGAAGAGGCGTCCAATATCTCACAAGGCCAGAAGCAGCTGCTGACGATTGCGAGAGCGATTCTAGCGAACCCGTCTATCCTCATTTTGGATGAAGCAACCAGCAGTGTGGATACGCGAACCGAGGTCTTTATCCAGAAAGCGATGAATGAACTGATGAAAAACCGTACGAGTTTTGTCATTGCCCACCGTCTGTCCACCATTCGCGGCGCCGATCTGATCCTTGTGATGGATCACGGTAACGTGATTGAGCAGGGCAGCCATGATGAGCTGATGGCAAAGCAGGGCTTCTATGCCGATCTGTACAACAGCCAGTTTTCAGAGCGGCAGCCGCAGGCGATCTAA
- the uxaC gene encoding glucuronate isomerase yields the protein MKSFLDEQFLLHNETAVRLYEQYAKDMPIMDYHCHLSPQEIYENKTFGNLTEAWLYGDHYKWRLMRANGIEEKYVTGGEGVTDYDRFLAYAKTVPMMIGNPLYAWSHLELQRYFDVHEVLNESSAPAVWEKVNAKLNSDGFGARDLITKSNVTVVCTTDDPTDSLEYHLKIQEIEGFDTAVLPSFRPDKGLELNRDTFTQWVAKLSQVAGTEIADYDSFLAALESRVEFFHSVGGRVSDHALDYVPYAAATREEAAAAFAKALAGEKVSRTEEDGYKTVTLTFLGKLYAERGWVMQFHINAARNNNTKMFKQLGPDTGYDSVNDTPLSGAVIGLLDTLEQQDALPKTILYSLNPRDNEVLAAIIGSFQGGGTPGKIQLGAAWWFNDTKDGMLAQMKALANVGLLSRFVGMLTDSRSFLSYTRHEYFRRLLCNLIGEWAEQGEAPNDMELLGRIVQGIAYNNAEAYFPFADVPKSVSASK from the coding sequence ATGAAATCTTTTCTGGATGAACAGTTCCTGCTTCACAATGAAACGGCGGTAAGGCTGTACGAGCAGTACGCCAAAGACATGCCGATTATGGATTATCACTGCCACCTCAGTCCTCAGGAAATTTACGAAAACAAAACATTTGGCAATCTGACTGAGGCCTGGTTATATGGCGACCATTACAAGTGGCGGCTGATGCGGGCTAACGGGATTGAAGAAAAATATGTGACCGGCGGGGAAGGCGTAACCGATTACGACCGCTTTCTCGCTTATGCCAAAACGGTGCCCATGATGATTGGCAACCCGCTGTACGCCTGGTCCCACCTAGAATTACAGCGTTATTTCGATGTGCATGAGGTATTGAATGAGTCAAGTGCTCCTGCGGTCTGGGAAAAAGTAAATGCCAAGCTGAACAGCGACGGCTTCGGTGCGCGTGATCTGATTACCAAATCCAATGTCACCGTTGTGTGCACAACCGATGATCCGACAGATTCTCTCGAATACCACCTGAAAATTCAGGAGATTGAAGGTTTTGATACGGCGGTCCTGCCATCGTTTCGTCCAGATAAGGGGCTGGAGTTGAATAGAGATACCTTTACCCAGTGGGTGGCCAAGCTTTCACAAGTGGCGGGTACAGAAATTGCCGATTATGACTCGTTCCTGGCTGCGCTGGAATCCCGCGTAGAGTTCTTCCATTCGGTTGGTGGACGTGTTTCCGATCACGCACTGGATTATGTGCCATACGCTGCAGCGACTCGCGAGGAAGCAGCGGCTGCCTTTGCCAAGGCACTTGCCGGGGAGAAGGTTTCCCGTACGGAAGAGGATGGATACAAGACGGTTACACTGACGTTTCTAGGCAAGCTTTATGCGGAGCGCGGTTGGGTCATGCAGTTCCACATCAATGCGGCACGTAACAACAACACGAAGATGTTCAAGCAGCTCGGCCCTGATACGGGTTATGATTCGGTTAATGATACCCCTCTATCCGGAGCTGTTATCGGATTGCTGGATACATTGGAGCAGCAGGATGCTCTGCCCAAAACCATTCTCTACTCCCTCAACCCAAGGGACAATGAGGTGCTGGCTGCAATTATCGGAAGCTTCCAGGGCGGCGGTACACCGGGGAAAATCCAGCTTGGTGCAGCATGGTGGTTCAATGATACGAAGGACGGCATGCTTGCTCAGATGAAAGCACTGGCGAATGTAGGGCTTCTCAGCCGTTTTGTGGGCATGTTAACCGATTCGAGAAGTTTTCTTTCTTACACCCGGCATGAATATTTCCGCCGACTCCTCTGCAACCTGATTGGAGAATGGGCAGAACAAGGCGAAGCACCTAATGATATGGAACTGCTCGGTCGGATCGTGCAGGGGATTGCTTATAATAATGCCGAGGCCTATTTCCCATTTGCTGATGTGCCGAAAAGCGTTTCCGCTTCAAAATAA
- a CDS encoding MarR family transcriptional regulator: MTGIDPVAQKLLYSIMQFNKGKWRQHKPSGRNHNEIMVLACLLHGSHPGERMDWRDNPPDFESHLNQEHPGLKVSEISALMRVKSPTITPVIRGLEDEGLVERTMDPEDRRAVRITITDAGRAIIRAAHEERMTTFNRLVEHLGEEDSLQLAALLSKVYTFFDTQLSGQNEASEDPNATAGQDHQPDAQENQANTQDNEIPEQGAAKQGDDTP; this comes from the coding sequence ATGACTGGTATAGATCCGGTAGCCCAGAAGCTTTTATACTCCATCATGCAGTTTAACAAGGGCAAATGGAGACAGCATAAACCGTCCGGACGCAATCACAATGAAATTATGGTACTGGCCTGTCTGCTTCACGGTTCACATCCGGGTGAACGTATGGATTGGCGGGATAATCCACCCGATTTTGAGAGCCATTTAAATCAGGAACATCCAGGATTGAAAGTATCGGAGATCAGCGCATTAATGCGCGTAAAATCACCGACCATTACGCCTGTTATTCGCGGCCTTGAGGATGAAGGTCTGGTTGAGCGCACGATGGACCCCGAGGATCGGCGAGCAGTGCGGATTACAATTACGGATGCAGGACGTGCAATTATCCGTGCCGCGCATGAAGAACGGATGACAACCTTTAACAGGCTGGTTGAACATCTGGGCGAAGAGGACAGCCTGCAGCTGGCTGCACTGCTCAGCAAAGTATACACTTTCTTTGATACACAACTTTCGGGACAGAACGAAGCATCTGAAGACCCAAATGCGACAGCTGGACAAGATCACCAGCCGGATGCACAAGAGAATCAAGCAAATACACAGGACAACGAAATACCCGAACAAGGAGCAGCCAAACAAGGAGATGATACGCCATGA